The DNA segment cttttggagaaattagatgaATAGGCCTGATGGctgttgttgggctgaatggcctgttctcttccagatgattctaattttctttttttagaccTCTTTTTGCAGGTCACAGTAGAAGAACTCCATTGTCATTCTAACAGTGAATaccacaaagcagaaaccagttTAGTAGATGGAATGAGTCCATTACTGAGCTGTGTCATACTGGATCTGTTCATTTTGTCCCTCACTCTTATAATAGACCACTACACTCAGAGGGTTATGCAAACATGTCTGTGTTGTCtagttaataaaatgaataaaatcctCGGGTGGGTTGaaatctgttttgttaagtttgacttgattgtatggaaagtTATTTCCTtcgaataaaattaaaagaaaaggcaacagaTATGGAATCAATGTACACTGAAATGTGTAACAATAATAACCATTTTGCGTCTATAGTTTATCATACTTATAACAGAGATGAAAATCAACAATTACAACATGGAATGTGTAGGACCTATTTTGTAGTTATCTGAAAGTTCATGGAAACAACATCGTTGTATCATGTATTTGTTGGGATGAGTCTAATCTTCCTAAGGGTCTTCATAATACTgtctctgatctcctttgtcctCAAACAGTAAATTATTGGGTTTATCAAAGGTGGAAAGACATTCTGCAACACAGCCGCCATGATCCGCAAATCCACAGAGGCACCGGGAATTCGATAAGAAACAAATACTCCTGCAGCTAggaacaagaataaagaaatgacCAGTAGATGTGTTCCACAAGTGGAAAAGGCCTTCTTGCGGCCAGTAGAGCTAGATATGTTCAGCACTGATCTGATGATCTTTGTATAGGAAAAGATTATATATATCAATGGGATGAATATTATACTCAGACCCAAAGCTAATGCCACATAGGTGGTAATTAGGATGTCCCCACAGGCCAATATTAGCACAGAAGAATAGTCAGAGAAGCACTGATTGATCTTATTAGGGCCACAAAATGGAAACCGAAGGGCAAGACTTACTGCTATCACTGGAATCAAAAATCCACCCAGCCAGCTGCAGATGATGAGCTTCAGAATGCGATTGTTAGTCATTATGCTGGGGTAGTGCAAAGGTTTGCAGATTGCAATGTGTCTGTCATAAGCCATGAGGCCAAGCAGGAAACATTCAGCTGAGCTGAGACCCAAAAAGAAGTAGATCTGAGCAAAGCAGGTCACAAAAGGAGTTGATCTTGAATCTGAAATGAAGAGGGCTAACATCCTAGGCACTGTGTTTATTGAAAGCACAATATCTAAAATGGCAAGACTACACACTAAGCAATACATTGGGGTGTGAAGATTTCTATCCATAATAAAAATGCCAATCAGAAGAAGATTGAGtgttaaaaccaaaaaataagctataagaaaaaaagtaaaaagtgctTTTTTGCTCGCTTGGTCTTGGAATCCAGGAAATCCCACGATAATAAACTCCTTGATAAGGAATGCTGTTTGGTTTGTGTCAGACATGATTCTTTCCTTCTCTTCTGACAGTTTCTCTGTGTAAATCtaggaaataaaatataaaaaagacctTAATCAGAAAAATTGCATTGTAAGAAgtaataatgttatgttttccaTCAAGTGTCTTTAAATTCATGACTGATTCATGGCTTCTCAAACTAGGATGAGAGTGATATGAGGATGAGTTATGACTAATTGTGTGCTGttggaccagataatatttatcctcgagttcttaaggaggttagttaATACTCATATAAACCCTCGACTCGTATGTTTAGGAAGTcattgtgcactggggaaattctgaaggactagaAAATTACAAACTCATATTATCCCAttacttgggcggcacggtggcgcagtgggtagcgctgctgcctcgcagttaggagacccgggttcgcttcccgggtccttcctgcgtggagtttgcatgttctccccgtgcctgcgtgggtttcctccaggcgctccggtttcctcccacagtccaaagacatgcaggttaggtgcattggcgatcctaaattgtccgtagtgtgtgcatgtgtgtgtgtgtgtgtgccctgcggtgagctttgtttcctgccttgcaccctgtgttggctgggcttggctccagcagacccccgtcaccctgtagttaggatatagcgggttggataatggatggatggatattatcccATTACATAAAAAGGGAAATCAGGCAAATCCAAGTAGGTATAGGCCAGTAAgcctaatgtgcatcacaggtaaataaatataaaggatTATTAAGGAAAAGCTTGAGAAACACATGAcaaaaacacaagttttaatgtacagTCAGTAAAGGTTCGAAggaggaggttgtgttttactaacatgctggaattctatgaggaagcaacaaaaggatatgatcaaagtggagcataggATATTATATATCTTGActatcagaaagcatttgatgaggcgCCACATaacaggttgggcatcaaactaataGAAGTGGAacttcagggtgttgtgtgtagatgggtgcagaattgacacaggaagcaaagggtgatggtgAAAGGAACCCTATCAGGCTGATGTTAAGGGTGGTGTTCCccaagggtcagtgctagggccactgctaattttagtatatataaatgattagaATATAAGtaagaagctggttaagtttgcagatgataccaagataggtggattggaatccattatatcattacagaaggacttggatagcatacaggcttcgACAGATTTGTGACAggtgaaatttaatttaagtaaatgtaaagtattacacataggaagtaaaaatgtgaggtctgaatacacaatggaaggtctgaaaatcgaaagtacaccttatgagaaggatttaagagtcgtagtggactctacgctatcaactgccagatagtgttcagaagccattaagaaggctaaaagaatgtcaggttatatagcgccttgatgtgtggagtacaagtccaaggaggttctgctcaagctttataataaactggtgaggcctcatctggagtactgggtacagatttggtctccaggatacaaaaaagacatagcagcactagaaaatgtccagagaagagcgactcgactgattccaggactgcagagtaagtggaaagattaaaagagccaaggctttaaaatgagctcatctaGAACActgggacatagttggaaactcgataaggataaatttcacaaaaacattaggatttcattttcacatcaagaactatagacacatagaataagtgaccaagtagtgtgttggACACTAgaactttaggggccttcaaaactcaacttgatgttattttgaaagaattaagtggacaggactggcaagctttgttgggctgaatggcctgttctcatctcgattgttttaatgttctaatgctctaatgttctactgtatgtgtttcccataAATTAACTTCTGGGTGCTTTGCAAGCAGCagtcattttacagaagctcagtatttccgtgtgttcagaccataatgtgtatttatttaaagagcaagTATAAGGCTAAGTGTACTTCATCTAGCAATTACTCTATTATAAGATTTGCTGAGCTGCTTGGCTTTTTGCATAAGCAACTAGAATGGGGGTTTAAGGGGGTCAGCATGGGACAAAGATGTAAATGCATGAGGCATGTCCTGTGAGGCTCTATTCATGAGTAAAACACTGACTAATGGATGATTTGAGAAGAAAGGCAGGACTTGGATAGGATTAATCAAGGGGCCAGTGGACACCATAGGAAAGCTGTGGGGCCCTACTCTTTGAAGCCCTATTAGCACATAAATAAATAGTAGGGCAAATCGACAGTCTGGCTTCCACCTCAGCCCTTGAAGCTGAAGGTCCTGCCAGAAGGACTGACCAGCTCACTGCAACATGTAAGAACATCTTCCACCTGAGCCCTAGACACATTGGGGTCTGGCCTTCAACAAGAAGTACTActattaattgtatttaatgCCATATACATAGGTACAGTAATTGATTTTCTTCAGGTTTAGGCATATATACGAAACAATTTTTAATGAGTGAATATAATGTACCCATTCCCTTGACTAATTGTTGAAAACTCTGCTTTTTAAATTAGAGAAATATAATGACAAACAACACGGGCCGTCAATCCTTAGGTTGCCTATCTATGATCAAAGTCGAAGAAAGATAAAGGCAGCATAATACCTGAGTAATGGATGAATGGGTAGAGGGTAACATGAGGATATTCTAGGTGAAGTGGGGTTCTTCTGTGAGGGGGTATCATGACCAGCTGTCACATAAAAATACTTAGTTGCTACCAAAAACACAAGTTCATATTTCTAAGAGACAAATAAAATGGAGGAACAACATGGGATGCAAATCCCTACCATACCTCCTGGTTAGTGTGAAAAATTGGAAGCGCTTGGCAGTAATGCATGGAGCTCACTGACTCTAACACTGTCAACATTTCATGGGTTCTGTGGCATTCAGGAGACTTTCGACTAGCATCCTTTGAGTTTTCTACCCTCACACATTACTTCAAGCTCTAGAGTGTGTCCAGAAAGGCAGGGGAACTTTGGTGCTCAGGAAACATGTAACGTAGCAAGATGTGTTTTAGGACAACCAAAAGCTTCCTTAGTAGGACACACTAAGGTCAATTTTGAAAGCAGTCTGTGGGTTGAATGCACATAACCTATTGagactccttcttcttcttttggcgaCTGAGTCCTCCTCTTAGGCTCAATAACAGGAAAGTATTATAAATAAGGGAGAATTTCCCTAAAttccgccaactccctaaatattccccatgccaggcgaaatctgaacaattttcgtttttttacttttttacatttttttttacattttttacatttattcaagcagtattgaccactaaatgttgtgcaagttctagaaatgggcaaacacataataaaacacaaaatgtaccttttctgaggcttctggatttattgtctactacaaaacggaacagtcaaaagtaattcaaaagtcaaaagtagttcagtcaatcatagtttcattcccagtatttgagtttgctgtgccacaggccaaagcagggaactgcacaaagtcctggattgctgggacactttgagcagaaggtcttgacgtctctacgctgacccttctttgaacagacacgacagcgtttttctgaaagtccaaagtccttacattcatctggcaacactgctgaaatactactcataggatcctctttgccagtgtatatacgaaatctataaatgtaacctgaattctcagctaagcaaaacatcttgataccaaaccgtgcccttttcaatggtagatactgtcgaacctataagcggcccttccacaaaaataaactttcatcaactgcaactgacggtcctggcatgtagggcaactgaaatgcttcaaataaatgatcaatcaaaggacgtagcttgaacaagcggtcgcggtttggatctttcttatctggctcatttctgttgtcattcaaatgaaagaatttcagcagcaaagagaatcgtttacgtgtcatgacagctgcaaaaataggtgttgcatacatagaccagtacatctcaatatctggttttctgattattcccatcaacatcaaaatcccaatgaattttttcatttcgttttcatcagtgtcaaaccaagcacgaacacgggaatgtggaggtaaattgggatttttctcaataaactgtgctgcatacagatttgtctgatgaacaaaatgtctgatcaaatcaggtgacacaaacagctcataaaactgctcagcagtgtaattgtttacatcaacaataaagccacacgttgcctcaaacggatgcagaaaaggtagttcacatcgggcagcagtccagttgagatgctggggatacacccactcatcgccgtcatccgatgcgtcttcattcacagtatcatgcagcgcacgttgctgctcatcattgtcgctaaaatcttcttcagaactgctacaatcatgagcAGAACTGTCcaaaaatcgcctgcaaagcctcacttgaagtcagtttacgtttcgccatattcacagctgtcacttccgaatcaTGTCACATGActggccaaaacaaccacagacttgtcgaaatacaacgtagtaataatacccacgccaaaccgtcagttatactacttgccaggcattcatataaccacaggcaaatgtgccggataattccggcagtatggcgttagcaataaaacaacagtgccggatatatccggtagagggcggttaaggggttaagggtCATACACACAATATGGCCACAAGTACATGGACAACTCTCCAGACTATTGAGTTAAGGTGTTCCAGCCAACTTCCTTTGGCAGTAAAATGAGTCAtaatgaagagctcagtgacttcaaacATGTCAGTATCAAAAGATGCCTCCTTTTCCACAACTAAGCTCATGACATTTCTGCCCTACTAGATCTGTCACCCTCATCTGCAAGTGATTTTATTGTGAAGTTTACTGAGGAGCAGAAGCAGCTCAGTTTTGAGGCGTTAGACCACACAAACTTAGAAAATGGGTCAGCTGAGTGCTGAAGCATTTAGTGCATTAAATATGCCAATTCTGTTTTGCATTACTCACAACAGAGTTTCAagctgcctctggaagcaacatcagcacaagaactgtgtgtcaaaagtttaatgaaaTGGGGTTTCCATGGGCGAGCTCActatggagtggtgtaaagcatgcaGCCAAAGCAATCTGCAGCAGTGGAAACTCTGGAGTGACGACTCatacttcactatctggcagtttaATGGTCAAATATGGGCTTGCCAGGATAACACTACCTTCCAGACTGCTTAGTGCCTATTGTAAAGTTTGGTTGAGGGGGTTATAATGGTCCAGAGCTGTTTTTCGGGGTTTGGATTAGGCCCCTTGGTAACAGTGAAGGGTAacgttaatgctacagcatacaaagacatgttagacaattgtgcacttgCAACTTTGTGACAACAGTTTaaggaaggcccttttctgttccagtatGACTGTGCTAATTTACACAAAGCCAGGTACCTAAAGATATGAAGGAGCTTGAATGTCCTCCAAAGACCTCTCACCTCAACCCTACTTACCTTAGGGACGAATTGGAACGGTGATTGTGAGCCTGGTCCTCTCATTCAACATCAGTATCTGACGTCACAAATGCTCTTTAGGCTGAATTGGAGCAAAACCCTACACACACTCCAAGATCTTATGAAAAGAATGGACGAAGTCTAGCTGCTGGTGGGGAGGGGGTTTGTTGGCAACTCCATATTACTGCCCATGGTCATGGAATGGAATGTCCAACAAGCTTCTATAAGTGTGATGGTCAGGTTTCCTCAAACGTTTTGCCATACAGCATCTTTTGTAAAATGCTCAAAGAGTTAGGTGTTTAAAGTGCTTGTTAGTTTTATTTgcaaatataacttttttttgacAAAAGTAAAGGTATCTCATTGCTTTGTTAATGAAAAGAAGAGGAACGGCAGAGCTAGATTAGTAGAAGGAGCTTTAGCAACAAACCTGATGCCGAACCGTCATCTGAAGTACTTACTCTATATAGGTGGCTCGAGGCTAAGGGTcagtgctggtatctggaaggttgccaattcaaagcccattactgccagaagggatcctactct comes from the Erpetoichthys calabaricus chromosome 4, fErpCal1.3, whole genome shotgun sequence genome and includes:
- the LOC114641240 gene encoding olfactory receptor 6N1-like, translated to MSDTNQTAFLIKEFIIVGFPGFQDQASKKALFTFFLIAYFLVLTLNLLLIGIFIMDRNLHTPMYCLVCSLAILDIVLSINTVPRMLALFISDSRSTPFVTCFAQIYFFLGLSSAECFLLGLMAYDRHIAICKPLHYPSIMTNNRILKLIICSWLGGFLIPVIAVSLALRFPFCGPNKINQCFSDYSSVLILACGDILITTYVALALGLSIIFIPLIYIIFSYTKIIRSVLNISSSTGRKKAFSTCGTHLLVISLFLFLAAGVFVSYRIPGASVDLRIMAAVLQNVFPPLINPIIYCLRTKEIRDSIMKTLRKIRLIPTNT